The proteins below come from a single Arthrobacter sp. zg-Y1171 genomic window:
- a CDS encoding immune inhibitor A domain-containing protein → MKNENRRRSFRCALVLAIGSAVALSPVAAVAAPAKPALAPSGFSGAPGPDGNAAKSDDRSDPAADERRQLNQQAIEKVLRSEAPVQTRGGSKAVQVAPGQWAEYGLEDSDQILSFLIDFGTQVDPRFPTAPAGPQHNQIPEPNRAVDNSTYWEPDFDRQHYLDMFFDPQGESLKTLYEEMSSGRYTVDGDVSDWVTVPYNSASYGETESQQDMTRFVQDAADAWYEAQIAAGKTAADIDAYLAGFDQWDRYDYNNNGNFDEPDGYIDHFQAIHAGEGEEAGAPTSTIWSHRWSVGQAGAGTQGPATNPFGGIRIGDSKVWIRDYTTEPENGGLGVFAHEYAHDLGLPDLYDTSGGENSTGFWTLMSSGSWLGHGNGTIGTTPNHMGAWEKLQLGWLDYDTAAAGTKSTHKLGPAFHATKKQQALVVTLPRDAAGNGRYYIAENRQYMGYDDTLRTGPYNFGWAVSAPDRVEHYPYQDGLLVTYWNAGQRNNNTQQHPGAGLILPVDAHPQTLRWSDGTIARNRIQSFDATFGKEATDPILLHRETATGMTTLQAPSRPGVQVFDDTNPNAYYDPANPQASVVVAGTGTKITVVNSNPKGMMTVRVN, encoded by the coding sequence TTGAAAAACGAAAACAGGCGCCGGAGTTTCCGGTGCGCATTGGTATTGGCCATCGGCAGTGCCGTTGCCCTCTCCCCGGTGGCGGCCGTGGCCGCCCCGGCCAAACCTGCGCTGGCACCCAGCGGGTTCTCCGGTGCGCCGGGACCGGACGGGAACGCCGCCAAATCAGACGACCGTTCCGATCCGGCGGCCGACGAACGCCGTCAATTGAACCAGCAGGCTATTGAAAAGGTCCTCCGCTCAGAAGCGCCCGTGCAGACGCGCGGCGGTTCAAAGGCCGTGCAGGTGGCGCCCGGGCAGTGGGCGGAGTACGGACTGGAGGACAGCGACCAGATCCTGTCCTTCCTCATCGACTTCGGCACCCAGGTGGATCCGCGCTTCCCGACTGCGCCCGCCGGGCCGCAGCACAACCAGATTCCGGAACCGAACCGCGCGGTGGACAACTCGACGTACTGGGAGCCGGACTTCGACCGGCAGCACTATCTCGATATGTTCTTCGATCCCCAGGGGGAATCGTTGAAAACGCTCTATGAGGAGATGTCCAGCGGCCGCTACACGGTCGACGGCGATGTCAGCGACTGGGTTACGGTCCCCTACAACTCCGCCAGCTACGGGGAGACCGAGAGCCAGCAGGACATGACCCGCTTCGTGCAGGACGCCGCCGACGCCTGGTACGAGGCGCAGATTGCTGCCGGGAAGACTGCCGCGGATATCGACGCCTACCTGGCCGGGTTCGACCAGTGGGACCGCTACGACTACAACAACAACGGCAACTTCGATGAGCCCGACGGCTACATCGACCACTTCCAGGCCATCCATGCAGGCGAGGGCGAAGAGGCCGGCGCTCCGACGTCGACCATCTGGTCGCACCGCTGGTCAGTGGGCCAGGCCGGCGCCGGCACGCAGGGACCCGCGACCAACCCGTTCGGTGGTATCCGGATCGGTGATTCCAAGGTCTGGATCCGCGACTACACCACGGAACCGGAAAACGGCGGGCTCGGCGTGTTTGCACACGAGTACGCCCATGACCTCGGACTTCCGGATCTCTACGACACCAGCGGCGGCGAAAACAGCACCGGGTTCTGGACGCTCATGAGCTCCGGTTCCTGGCTGGGCCACGGCAACGGAACAATCGGCACCACACCGAACCATATGGGGGCCTGGGAAAAGCTGCAGCTCGGCTGGCTGGACTACGACACCGCGGCCGCCGGCACAAAGTCCACCCACAAGCTCGGCCCGGCCTTCCACGCAACCAAGAAACAGCAGGCCCTGGTGGTCACGCTGCCGCGGGATGCCGCCGGAAACGGCCGTTACTACATTGCCGAAAACCGGCAGTACATGGGTTATGACGACACGCTGCGGACCGGCCCGTACAACTTCGGCTGGGCGGTCAGCGCCCCGGACCGGGTAGAGCACTACCCGTACCAGGACGGCTTGCTGGTCACGTACTGGAACGCCGGACAGCGGAACAACAACACCCAGCAGCACCCGGGTGCGGGTCTGATTCTTCCGGTTGATGCGCATCCGCAGACCCTGCGGTGGTCCGACGGCACCATCGCCCGCAACCGCATCCAGAGCTTCGACGCCACCTTCGGCAAGGAAGCCACCGACCCGATCCTCCTGCACCGGGAAACGGCCACCGGAATGACGACTCTGCAGGCACCGTCCCGTCCCGGTGTTCAGGTATTCGATGACACCAACCCGAACGCCTACTACGATCCGGCGAACCCGCAGGCGAGCGTGGTGGTGGCCGGGACGGGCACGAAGATTACCGTCGTGAACAGTAATCCGAAGGGCATGATGACGGTGCGGGTGAACTAG
- a CDS encoding bifunctional UDP-sugar hydrolase/5'-nucleotidase: MTPAAAAPPEHAGKDQKTSVTVMGTSDMHGYVENWDYFKDGEYDDAAHNDVGLAKVSTLVDSVRADRGVESTMLIDAGDTIQGTSLTDYFANTEPITETGEIHPMAAAMNSMDYDAAALGNHEFNYGLELLREFEGQLDFPLLGANAVDAATDKPAFTPYIIKTVKTKGNKPVKVGILGLTNPGVAIWDKNNVDGKLEFPGIVEQAQKYVPEMKARGADVVVVSSHSGTSGTSSYGDDLPLENASTQLAETVPGIDAILVGHAHQEIPERFVANKTTGEKVLLTEPLNWGMRLSVMDFELTKVRGQWDVTSASASLLNANTVEADPVVSKLVAEQHQRVIDYVNTPVGNATESMPAEESRYRDTAVMDFVNSVQAQAVDRALDGGPNADLPVLSLVAPFSRTAEIPAGPVTIRDLAGLYVFPNTLFGVEMTGAQVKDYLEYSAKYFTQTAPGAPVDPATLTNAGGTPDYNYDMMSGVDYDIDISRPVGERIVNLSFNGAPVDPAQRFAVATNNYRQSGGGNFPHISTAPVLVNQQTEIRQLLIDYVVAQGTVDPADFAEDNWRLVRNGVPVFG; this comes from the coding sequence ATGACACCCGCAGCAGCCGCGCCGCCCGAGCATGCCGGCAAGGACCAGAAGACCAGTGTCACGGTCATGGGGACCTCCGACATGCATGGCTATGTCGAGAACTGGGATTACTTCAAGGACGGCGAATACGACGACGCAGCACACAACGACGTCGGATTGGCAAAGGTCTCCACACTGGTGGACTCCGTCCGCGCCGACCGCGGCGTGGAATCCACCATGCTTATAGATGCCGGCGACACCATCCAAGGCACTTCCCTGACCGACTATTTCGCCAACACGGAGCCGATCACGGAGACCGGGGAAATCCATCCCATGGCTGCGGCAATGAATTCCATGGACTACGACGCCGCCGCACTGGGCAACCATGAATTCAATTACGGCCTCGAATTGCTCCGCGAGTTTGAAGGCCAGTTGGACTTCCCGCTGCTCGGGGCCAACGCCGTGGACGCAGCAACGGACAAACCTGCCTTCACCCCGTACATCATCAAGACGGTCAAGACGAAGGGCAACAAACCCGTGAAGGTCGGGATCCTGGGACTCACGAATCCGGGGGTGGCCATTTGGGACAAGAACAACGTTGACGGGAAGCTCGAATTTCCCGGCATCGTGGAGCAGGCACAGAAATACGTTCCCGAAATGAAGGCACGCGGCGCCGACGTGGTGGTGGTCAGCTCCCACTCGGGAACCTCCGGCACCTCCTCCTACGGCGACGACCTGCCGCTGGAAAACGCCTCCACCCAGCTGGCTGAAACCGTGCCCGGCATCGACGCCATCCTGGTGGGCCATGCCCATCAGGAAATCCCTGAACGGTTCGTCGCCAACAAGACCACCGGCGAGAAGGTACTGCTGACCGAGCCGCTGAACTGGGGCATGCGCCTGTCCGTTATGGACTTCGAACTGACCAAGGTGCGGGGGCAGTGGGACGTGACCTCGGCGTCGGCATCCCTGCTGAACGCCAACACCGTCGAGGCGGACCCCGTGGTCTCCAAACTGGTGGCCGAACAGCACCAGCGCGTGATCGACTACGTCAACACGCCCGTCGGCAACGCCACCGAGTCAATGCCCGCGGAGGAGTCCCGGTACCGCGACACCGCCGTGATGGACTTCGTGAATTCCGTCCAGGCCCAGGCGGTGGACCGGGCGCTCGACGGCGGCCCCAACGCCGACCTGCCGGTGCTCTCGCTGGTGGCACCCTTCAGCCGCACCGCGGAAATCCCCGCCGGTCCGGTCACCATCCGGGACCTCGCCGGTTTGTACGTCTTCCCGAACACCCTGTTCGGCGTGGAAATGACCGGCGCACAGGTCAAGGATTACCTGGAGTACTCGGCGAAGTACTTCACCCAGACCGCCCCCGGCGCACCGGTGGATCCCGCCACCCTGACCAACGCAGGCGGCACTCCCGACTACAACTACGACATGATGTCCGGCGTCGACTACGACATCGACATCAGCCGCCCGGTGGGGGAGCGCATCGTCAACCTGAGCTTCAACGGGGCTCCGGTGGATCCGGCCCAGCGGTTTGCCGTGGCAACCAACAACTACCGGCAGTCAGGCGGCGGGAATTTCCCGCACATTTCCACGGCTCCGGTGCTGGTGAACCAGCAGACGGAAATCCGGCAGCTGCTCATCGACTATGTGGTGGCCCAGGGGACCGTGGATCCGGCTGATTTCGCCGAGGACAACTGGCGACTGGTTCGCAACGGGGTGCCTGTCTTCGGATAG
- a CDS encoding GlsB/YeaQ/YmgE family stress response membrane protein: MIGFIIAGLVIGALARLIKPGRQNLGIVATLLLGLVGSVIGGVIASLLGTGDIWELNILGFIVSVVAAVLLIGVAEGVAGRGKGNQVRR; encoded by the coding sequence ATGATCGGATTCATCATTGCAGGGCTTGTCATCGGAGCCCTCGCGCGGCTGATCAAGCCGGGCCGGCAGAACCTGGGAATCGTTGCGACCCTCCTTCTCGGCCTTGTCGGCTCCGTCATCGGCGGAGTCATCGCCAGCCTGCTGGGCACCGGAGACATCTGGGAGCTCAACATCCTTGGCTTCATCGTCTCCGTTGTTGCCGCCGTCCTGCTGATCGGCGTCGCCGAGGGCGTTGCCGGCCGCGGCAAGGGCAACCAGGTACGCCGCTAG
- a CDS encoding DinB family protein — protein sequence MENDIRVDPPETAGERETLIGFLDYFRATVHLKAAGLSDSDGAKQLLPSLTTVSGLVQHLTDVEQFWFQGRIDGQQGVRTRWSDEDPDGEFRVSESDSLDRLLADYDAACRRSREVLARYGLEDRCRGGNGEQSVRWVLVHMIEETGRHCGHLDILRELLDGSTGD from the coding sequence ATGGAAAATGACATCCGGGTGGACCCGCCCGAGACAGCAGGCGAACGTGAGACCCTGATCGGTTTCCTGGACTACTTCCGGGCCACAGTGCACCTGAAGGCGGCAGGACTCAGCGATTCCGACGGCGCCAAACAGCTACTGCCCTCCCTGACAACGGTCTCCGGACTCGTTCAGCACTTGACCGACGTCGAGCAGTTCTGGTTCCAGGGCCGGATAGACGGGCAGCAGGGGGTGCGGACACGGTGGTCCGACGAGGACCCGGACGGCGAGTTCCGCGTCTCCGAGTCAGACAGCCTGGACCGGCTGCTTGCCGACTATGACGCTGCCTGCCGCCGGTCGCGGGAAGTGTTGGCGCGGTATGGCCTGGAGGACCGCTGCCGGGGCGGCAATGGGGAACAGAGCGTGCGTTGGGTGCTGGTGCACATGATTGAAGAAACCGGCCGGCACTGCGGCCATTTGGACATTCTGCGCGAGCTGCTGGACGGCTCCACCGGCGACTAG
- a CDS encoding GNAT family N-acetyltransferase, translating into MPLLAQTPDTLQVGRFTLHILTAADWRLEQALSRDGDVIRWTLFPPDLSEDRARYRMSRAAEARGESLLARYSLREGKEVLGTAGISSTVDGTPELMYALLPSGRGRGAATAATRGLSDWALASGIPKVALRTIYGNSLSEAVARRAGFHPVRTEQQRQRGALVKMYYWTRSGSDGTRLTD; encoded by the coding sequence ATGCCACTTCTCGCGCAGACCCCGGACACACTCCAAGTGGGGAGGTTCACCCTCCACATCCTGACGGCGGCGGACTGGCGCCTTGAGCAGGCCCTGTCCAGGGACGGCGACGTCATCCGCTGGACCCTCTTCCCGCCGGACCTCAGCGAGGATCGGGCCCGCTACCGGATGAGCCGGGCAGCGGAAGCCCGCGGCGAGAGCCTCCTGGCCCGGTACTCGCTGCGGGAGGGCAAGGAGGTGCTGGGCACAGCGGGAATCTCATCCACGGTGGACGGCACGCCGGAGCTTATGTATGCACTGTTGCCCTCCGGCCGCGGCCGGGGCGCCGCCACTGCCGCCACGCGCGGACTCAGCGACTGGGCCCTGGCCAGCGGCATTCCCAAGGTCGCCCTGCGCACCATTTACGGAAACAGCCTGAGTGAGGCTGTTGCGCGCAGGGCCGGATTCCATCCGGTGCGGACCGAGCAGCAACGCCAACGCGGTGCACTCGTCAAGATGTACTACTGGACCCGGTCCGGTTCGGACGGCACTCGGCTGACGGACTAG
- a CDS encoding SRPBCC domain-containing protein, translated as MDETASTIYRTHIAATPGRVWAELTAAGTPKAWMWDSVLTGSFAEGSSYAFRYDGEDLITGTVLTVEAPVRLALTFNPEWDGTVAAEPPGVLEYTLEQAGDGCDLTVRITGLHGASAISVDHDTPGIYAGLKTLLEAIPVAGQAEPV; from the coding sequence ATGGACGAGACAGCTTCGACGATCTACCGCACGCACATCGCAGCCACTCCCGGCCGGGTCTGGGCAGAGCTGACTGCTGCCGGCACCCCGAAGGCCTGGATGTGGGACTCGGTCCTGACCGGATCGTTCGCGGAGGGTAGTTCCTATGCCTTCCGCTACGACGGCGAGGACCTGATCACCGGAACGGTCCTGACGGTGGAGGCTCCCGTACGCCTGGCCCTGACCTTCAACCCGGAATGGGATGGAACGGTGGCCGCCGAACCTCCCGGTGTCCTCGAATACACCCTGGAACAAGCCGGAGACGGGTGTGATCTCACCGTCCGCATCACCGGACTGCACGGTGCCTCCGCCATCTCCGTGGACCATGACACACCGGGCATCTACGCGGGACTGAAGACACTGTTGGAAGCAATACCCGTGGCCGGACAGGCGGAACCTGTCTAG
- a CDS encoding GNAT family N-acetyltransferase, with product MPEPLSLRPRTSRDLDTVISWIPDDAALLMFAGPRLSWPPTGAQFAEPAAVPGLSSWVMCAGRSPLGHAELTVQNGHAHIARVIVDPMFRGQGLSKRLMRLVLGRARAEGARSAGLRVAKGNAVALRAYQGLGFVIDPRGETAQAWVLELDLGGSAATG from the coding sequence ATGCCTGAACCGCTATCCCTGCGCCCACGTACTTCCCGGGACCTGGACACCGTCATCAGTTGGATTCCCGACGATGCCGCGCTTTTGATGTTTGCCGGACCCCGGCTGTCGTGGCCGCCAACCGGTGCACAGTTCGCGGAACCGGCAGCCGTGCCGGGACTTAGCTCTTGGGTAATGTGTGCCGGGCGTTCGCCGCTGGGGCATGCCGAGCTGACCGTGCAGAACGGGCACGCGCATATTGCCCGGGTCATCGTGGACCCGATGTTCCGGGGGCAGGGGCTTTCGAAACGGCTGATGCGGTTGGTCCTGGGACGGGCCCGCGCCGAGGGCGCCCGAAGCGCGGGGTTGAGGGTCGCCAAGGGGAACGCCGTCGCCCTGCGGGCCTACCAGGGGCTGGGATTCGTGATCGATCCACGCGGGGAAACCGCGCAGGCATGGGTGCTTGAACTGGATCTGGGAGGGTCAGCAGCCACTGGCTAG
- a CDS encoding HRDC domain-containing protein, which yields MTAHIPGTTENQSSTTSDSAAEQPEPQPIPVLEIPRDGVPLVIDSQRGLERAAAALAAGTGPAGVDAERASGFRYGQRAFLVQIRREGAGTWLIDPEAFDDLRIINDALSGVEWILHAATQDLPCLSALGMWPDKLFDTELAARLAGLPRVGLAAVIEALLGFSLAKEHSAADWSTRPLPEPWLRYAALDVEVLAELRVELIRVLAEAGKLELAEEEFEAIRTAPPAPPRVDPWRRTSGMHQLRDRRQLAAVRELWTEREHLAELRDTAPGRLIPDSAIVAAARAMPTTVPQLLKTPGFHGRAAQKEAPRWLRCISAARSTADLPPLHIPTHAPPPPRVWAKNDPAAAARLQTAKPRLTALAEKLNLPLENLLTPDHLRRLAWRPPAEINLETVGAALRDLGAREWQIEQTAAVLTVAFLDPDPLEEKPAEDKSAGHRGR from the coding sequence ATGACCGCGCACATACCCGGCACGACCGAAAACCAGTCCAGCACCACATCCGATTCAGCCGCGGAGCAGCCGGAGCCACAGCCGATTCCGGTGCTGGAAATACCGCGGGACGGCGTGCCGCTGGTCATTGATTCCCAGCGCGGCCTCGAACGGGCCGCAGCGGCCCTGGCCGCGGGCACCGGCCCCGCCGGTGTCGATGCCGAACGCGCCTCGGGATTCCGCTACGGCCAGCGCGCGTTCCTGGTCCAGATCCGCCGTGAAGGCGCCGGTACCTGGCTGATCGATCCGGAAGCCTTCGATGACCTGCGCATCATCAACGACGCCCTGAGCGGCGTCGAGTGGATCCTGCATGCGGCGACCCAGGACCTGCCCTGCCTTTCGGCACTGGGCATGTGGCCCGACAAGCTTTTCGACACCGAACTGGCCGCGCGCCTCGCCGGACTGCCCCGCGTGGGCCTGGCGGCCGTCATCGAAGCCCTGCTCGGCTTCTCGCTGGCCAAGGAACATTCGGCTGCGGACTGGTCTACCCGCCCGTTGCCCGAACCGTGGCTGCGTTACGCCGCGCTCGACGTCGAGGTCCTCGCCGAGCTGCGCGTGGAACTGATCCGCGTCCTGGCGGAAGCCGGCAAGCTGGAACTGGCCGAGGAGGAATTCGAAGCCATCCGTACCGCTCCGCCGGCGCCTCCGCGGGTGGATCCCTGGCGCCGCACCTCCGGCATGCACCAGCTCCGGGACCGCCGCCAGCTGGCCGCCGTCCGCGAACTCTGGACCGAACGCGAGCACCTGGCCGAGCTGCGGGACACCGCACCCGGCCGGCTGATTCCGGATTCGGCCATTGTCGCCGCCGCCCGGGCCATGCCGACGACCGTGCCGCAGCTGCTCAAGACCCCCGGCTTCCACGGCCGCGCGGCACAGAAGGAAGCTCCGCGCTGGCTCCGCTGCATCTCCGCGGCGCGCTCTACTGCGGACCTGCCCCCGCTGCATATCCCGACCCATGCACCGCCGCCTCCCCGCGTCTGGGCCAAGAACGATCCGGCAGCCGCTGCCCGCCTGCAGACCGCCAAACCGCGGCTCACCGCGCTGGCGGAGAAGCTGAACCTGCCGCTGGAGAACCTGCTCACGCCGGACCATCTGCGGCGCCTGGCCTGGCGTCCGCCCGCCGAAATCAACCTGGAGACCGTGGGCGCCGCACTGCGCGACCTCGGTGCCCGGGAGTGGCAGATCGAGCAGACCGCCGCTGTCCTCACCGTGGCCTTCCTCGATCCGGACCCGCTGGAGGAAAAGCCGGCTGAGGACAAATCCGCCGGCCACCGCGGCCGCTAG
- a CDS encoding DUF3000 domain-containing protein, protein MGDLSQVPPDFLTALGALRRAACRSELKLEEIPAPTRLAPYAVSLGAEVLAPGPVGPGSLHGPAAPPVPDQLELATGRFILLHDPAGSPVWNGTFRIVTYIRAELEPDMGNDQLLGSVAWTWLVEALEQHDARYSMAGGTATRVLSESYGTLERRDDSIDIELRASWTPADADVQSHLEAWSDMVCTFAGLPPLPDGVTPLPGRRRS, encoded by the coding sequence ATAGGTGACCTGTCCCAGGTACCCCCGGATTTCCTGACCGCGCTCGGTGCCCTGCGCCGGGCGGCCTGCCGGTCGGAGCTGAAGCTGGAAGAAATCCCGGCACCCACGCGGCTGGCCCCGTATGCCGTTTCCCTCGGCGCCGAGGTTCTGGCCCCCGGCCCCGTCGGTCCGGGCAGCCTGCACGGACCCGCCGCACCGCCGGTCCCCGACCAGCTTGAGCTGGCCACCGGACGCTTCATCCTGCTCCACGATCCCGCCGGCTCCCCCGTCTGGAACGGCACCTTCCGCATCGTCACCTATATCCGCGCGGAGCTGGAACCGGACATGGGCAATGACCAGCTGCTCGGCTCCGTCGCCTGGACCTGGCTGGTGGAAGCGCTGGAGCAGCACGACGCCCGATATTCCATGGCCGGCGGAACGGCCACCCGGGTGCTGTCGGAGAGCTACGGCACCCTCGAGCGCCGGGACGATTCGATCGACATTGAACTCCGCGCCTCCTGGACCCCGGCCGACGCCGATGTGCAGTCCCATCTGGAAGCCTGGTCGGACATGGTGTGCACCTTCGCCGGCCTGCCCCCGCTGCCCGACGGCGTCACGCCCCTTCCCGGCCGACGCCGGAGCTGA
- a CDS encoding low specificity L-threonine aldolase, with protein MTDILPLHDTAIKAFASDNYSGVHPEILAALTAANQGHQVAYGEDVYTAKLREVLTDQFGNHIRAFPVFNGTGANVIALQSLLPRWGAVICPTTAHINVDENGAPERIGGMKLLGIPTDDGKLTPELIDREAWGWGDEHRAQPLAVSITQSTELGTLYTVEEIAAIADHIHARGMKLHMDGARLGNAAAALGVSFKEMTADAGVDILSLGGTKNGMMYGECIITFDPEASPGLDYLRKMNMQLASKMRFISAQFVALYGTDLWHRSASHANAMASRLRAAVEQIDGVEITQPSQVNAVFAKLPAGVADRLRGDFRFYDWDQSTGEVRWMCTFDTSEDDVDAFAAAIAREVAADPAPLAAR; from the coding sequence GTGACTGACATACTCCCCCTGCACGACACCGCAATTAAGGCTTTTGCTTCCGACAACTACTCCGGTGTCCATCCGGAAATCCTCGCCGCACTGACCGCCGCGAACCAGGGCCACCAGGTGGCCTACGGCGAAGATGTGTACACCGCGAAGCTGCGCGAGGTTTTGACCGACCAGTTCGGCAACCACATCCGCGCGTTCCCGGTCTTCAACGGCACCGGCGCGAACGTCATCGCCCTCCAGTCCCTGCTGCCCCGCTGGGGTGCGGTCATCTGCCCGACGACGGCGCACATCAACGTGGACGAGAACGGCGCACCGGAGCGGATCGGCGGCATGAAGCTGCTGGGCATCCCGACCGACGACGGCAAGCTCACGCCCGAGCTGATCGACCGTGAGGCGTGGGGCTGGGGCGACGAGCACCGCGCGCAGCCGCTGGCCGTTTCCATCACCCAGTCCACCGAGCTCGGCACGCTGTACACGGTGGAGGAGATCGCCGCGATAGCGGACCACATCCACGCACGCGGAATGAAGCTGCACATGGACGGCGCCCGGCTGGGCAACGCCGCCGCAGCGCTGGGCGTTTCCTTCAAGGAAATGACCGCCGACGCCGGCGTGGACATCCTCTCCCTGGGCGGCACCAAGAACGGGATGATGTACGGCGAGTGCATTATCACCTTCGACCCGGAAGCCTCCCCCGGACTGGATTACCTGCGCAAGATGAACATGCAGCTGGCCTCCAAGATGCGCTTCATCTCCGCCCAGTTCGTCGCCCTGTACGGTACGGACCTGTGGCACCGCTCGGCCTCGCACGCGAACGCCATGGCGAGTCGCCTCCGCGCCGCCGTCGAGCAGATCGACGGGGTGGAAATCACCCAGCCCAGCCAGGTCAACGCTGTCTTCGCCAAGCTGCCTGCCGGTGTCGCCGACCGCCTGCGCGGCGACTTCCGGTTCTACGACTGGGACCAGTCCACCGGTGAAGTGCGCTGGATGTGCACCTTCGATACCTCCGAGGATGATGTTGATGCCTTCGCTGCGGCCATCGCCCGCGAAGTCGCTGCGGATCCGGCACCGCTGGCCGCCCGCTGA
- a CDS encoding SDR family oxidoreductase — MSTEPGTAAPVPLKGRTVLVAGAGSPSGTAVCKALEAAGAKVVAVGRDAARLENTLFQLYDADLRTCDLSDAGEVAALAADVQEIYGGIDGLIHLVGGWRAGTGIGSQSEQDWDFLETNILRTLRNVSRSFYDQLEASPGGRLAIVSSTAVESPTAAGAGYAAAKAAAEAWVRAIAAGFRGAQSGRKENSEPQRAAAVVFVVKALVDSAERAAAPDRRFPGYTDVADLAAAVVRLFQQDAAEVNGQRIRLVPAT; from the coding sequence ATGAGCACTGAACCCGGCACGGCAGCCCCGGTCCCGCTGAAGGGCCGGACTGTCCTGGTGGCCGGCGCCGGAAGCCCCTCGGGCACCGCCGTCTGTAAAGCCCTGGAGGCGGCGGGTGCCAAGGTGGTTGCGGTAGGCCGCGATGCGGCACGGCTCGAGAACACGCTGTTCCAGCTGTACGACGCCGACCTGCGCACCTGCGACCTCAGCGACGCCGGCGAAGTGGCGGCCCTGGCGGCCGACGTGCAGGAAATCTACGGCGGGATCGACGGACTGATCCACCTCGTGGGCGGCTGGCGGGCCGGTACCGGCATCGGCTCCCAGAGCGAGCAGGACTGGGACTTCCTGGAAACGAACATCCTGCGCACCCTGCGCAATGTCAGCCGCAGCTTCTACGACCAGCTCGAGGCCTCCCCGGGCGGGCGGCTGGCGATCGTCTCCTCCACGGCCGTGGAGTCCCCCACAGCCGCCGGCGCGGGATATGCGGCTGCCAAAGCCGCGGCCGAAGCCTGGGTCCGGGCCATCGCCGCGGGTTTCCGCGGCGCCCAGTCCGGACGGAAGGAAAACTCGGAACCCCAGCGCGCCGCCGCCGTCGTTTTCGTGGTCAAGGCATTGGTGGACTCCGCTGAGCGCGCCGCAGCCCCGGACCGCAGGTTCCCCGGCTACACCGACGTCGCGGACCTGGCCGCCGCCGTCGTCCGGCTCTTCCAGCAGGATGCCGCAGAGGTCAACGGGCAGCGGATTCGCCTCGTACCGGCGACGTGA